A region of the Gopherus flavomarginatus isolate rGopFla2 chromosome 3, rGopFla2.mat.asm, whole genome shotgun sequence genome:
TCAGGCTTGTAAGCAAGAAAAGGATGCCTGAGAAGGTATAAGggtgtgtctctctgtctctctctgtctgccatgctgtcttccctccctctaTTTGTGCTCCTTGTAGGGTAcaaggctacattaacaatgtgttaacctttgagggctcagccaaatgctagtccatcatttagcagtaaggcattccctgggaaatatccaccctctaacttcaccacctcagacaagcttcacaatcatcattgctgtgtacagtattaaattgtttgtttaaaacgtatactgtgtgtatgtgtgtatatatacacacagtataagttttaaacaaacaatttaatactgtacacagcaatgataattgtattttatatatagttttttgtctgttgaaaaatatttccctggaacctaacaccgccccccccccaatttacattaattcttatgggcaaattggattcgcttaacattgtttcgcttaaagttgcatttttcaggaacataactacaatgttaagtgaggagttattatATGTGAATGATATCTAGGCAGCCGTAGATACTTTAGGACATGAATTATTAGGTTTTGTTTTGTACAAATGGCAAATAGACCAGCTGGTATTTGCTAGATATAGCCAAACAATTATGCTGATTCCAGATACCCTAACTAATAATTTATCTCAGCTATTCATGACATCATCTCCCTTCCTCTCATCTCTCTCCTAGAAACCTATCTGTAGCGTATTGGACTACAAGAAGTGAATTTATCCCCCCAGAAAACTGCAAACCAGACTTTTATGGAATAATCATGATATCCATACGTATAAATGAGTAACCTTATTGTGCTTATTATTGTGACCCATGTCCTCCCAGTCCTCTCCACCTACTGTTTACTACCTTTCATTGTGTCATGAGACTGTAAATTCTATAGGGCAAAGACAATATTCTTTGTTCTGTAAAGAGCCTAACAAATTTTTGGCACTGTGCAAATAGCAAGTAATAATTTCAAACTGTTTCTAGACAGATAGATCCAGCAGTTGATTTTAAGTAAAAAGAGCAATGaacttgaaaaacaaacaaacaaacaaacccaaacagATGTAATATAAAGTCGCCTTTTTTGTTCTGCCCATCTGACGATATTTGTTAAAGCAAGTAAGACACACACAactggcaaattaaaaaaaaaaaagaggcaaaaagcaataaagcaaacaaacataaaaGTGAAAATATAAACGAAGTGCTATTGCTAGCTATGGAAAATAAGCCTAAACAGTAGCACGTAGATGCATGTAAAGAACTACTAGCAACAAATGGATACTATTAAAGTGGctgaatttttaaacatttcagaaTTTAAAAGTGATGTAAAATATTTAAACTACTGCAACTCTGTTTTACAGTAATGGGATGTTACAAAAGTTACAACTGTATCATGTTTAActtcatttattatttaaaaacaattttactgAAGTTCTGTTCATTCAATTTAGGTTTTTATTACTCTGAGGAGAAAAGGAAACACTGGCCAAAGTCAGAAAAGACTCTTTTTACACAAAGATGAGAAGGAGAATTCATTAGAAAGTTATAAaagaaatcatattttaaaaaaaaccttttcctTTATTTATAATACCCAGATTGTTACAATtggaacaattttaaaaatataaaatacctGTTCAGCCATTTATGCTGGTTGTGTATTTTCAGCAATTCGCTCAACATAAAATTAAAACTAGACCAGGCAGTTTAACTTCTGGTTCTCATAACCTAAAGTCCTGCTCCTGTGATGAGCTGTGAGCTGGTGGACCCATGTGTTCAGCAGAGTCCCACTGATGGCCTAAATTGTTTGTGACTCGATTATCTGAAAGATTGCCTCTCTCTCCACAAGACATAGTGGGAGAGTTGAGATCAGCAGGCCGGCTCCAGCTAGAACCTCACTGAAATGTGTTACTTTCTCATTGGGTCCACCACAGCCTGGATTTGTTAATCTTCCAGATGTGCTGCAAAACAAAtcctttattctttcttttttgcAAGATATTATGGAGGAAGGAGGCTGAAGATGGGAGTGGTTGCAAGGATAACAGAATCTTCATTTTTTATGAACACCAGTCTTGCCATCAATCACATAAAACATTTTTCACAATGAAAGAAAAATAACATAAGGTGATGGCAATGAAGAACAACTGGACATCCCTTCACATTTTGATGCATTGAACGTCACATTGCATCACTCTGAAAGACAAGACAGCAATGAAACGCACCCTATCGCAATACATGCCCCATTCCTATACCAATTTTGAGATAGTCAGTTTCACAAACTTTTTCTTTTTAGGAACTCCTCAATCCTGCATTATTtgttaacaaaataaaataggGGTTCTACCGTCTGGCGGGTACAGCTGTGACAGCAGGCGGTGGTTGTGGTATTACATTCGTTTGTGTAGCGTAGCTGAAGAGAGGCCCGGCGCGTAGGATGGAAGCTGTATTTTCTAATTTCGTATACTGATAAACAAACGAATCAATAGGCAAACGCAGGCGCCGCAAGCGTGTAAGACCCGAACGCTTCTCCCGCTGTCAATGGCTGGAAATGCGCGTGTCGCTGCCGGGTTTGGCATCCCCGCCCCATCCTAGCGCTGAGATCGCCTGTCTCCTCCGCCCGCAGCGGTCCCCGCGCCGCCGCCAGACTGGACAGCAGGGGGCAGGCGGCGAAGGGAAGCGGCCCATCGATGGGGGCGGCCGCTCTGCGTTCGGCTCCTCGGCCCTGCTCTCGGCTCTGGATTAGCCTGCGAAACTGGTTACGTGGGACAGTCCCCAGCCcggcccccctgctccccccgctgGGGTGAAGCGGGGTCTGGGAGCCGCCGCGCTGCAAGGCGGACGGTCCAGCACCGAGCCGGGGGCAGACGCCGCTGTGAGCTCAGAGCCGCGGAGCCAGCCGCCCGCCCCCACCGCCGGGGAGAGCAGCGGGAGAAGCAGGCggcgccgccgccgccgcagGCAGCACGGGGAAGCGGCCGGGCTGcccgggagggcagggctgggtccgGCCCCTGCCCGGCGGGGCCATGGCGCTGCGGGCCCGGGCGCTCTATGACTTCAGGTCGGAGAACCCGGGGGAGATCTCGCTGCGGGAGCACGAGGTGCTGAGTCTCTGCAGCGAGCAGGACATCGAGGGCTGGCTCGAGGGGGTCAACAGCCACGGCGACCGCGGCCTCTTCCCGGCCTCTTACGTGCAGGTGATCCGGGCTCCGGCCGCCGAGCCGCCCGCCCCTGCCGCCGGGGCCCGCTACGCCAACCTGCCCCCCGGCGGCTTCGAGCCCCTGGTGCCCCCGGCTGCCTTCAGCGCGCCCGtccagcagctcccccctccggCGGCGGCCGAGCCCTTCCCGCTGCCGCCCGCCTTCCCGCCCGCGCCCTACAGCGGCTCCTACCAGCCCAGCCAGGGCAGCGACGACGATTGGGACGATGACTGGGACGACACCTCCACGGTGGCGGACGAGCCGGGCGTACTGGGCAGCTCCTACCCGGACTACGATGCGGCGGGGGGCGGCGGCCCCGCCTCAGCCCGGTACCGCCTCTCCACGCGCTCCGACCTCTCGCTGGGCTCCCGCAACAGCCAGCAGCCCGGCCACCCGCACCACCACCCCGGCGGCGGGGCCAAGAGCTCAGCCACGGTGAGCCGCAACCTCAACCGCTTCTCCACCTTCGTGAAGTCGGGCGGGGAGGCCTTCGTACTGGGCGAGGCCTCTGGCTTCGTGAAGGACGGGGACAAGCTGTGTGTGGTGCTGGGCCCCTGGGGGCCGGAGTGGCAGGAGAATCCCTACCCCTTCCAGTGCTCCATCGAGGACCCCACCAAGCAGACCAAATTCAAGGGCATGAAGAGCTACATCGCCTACAAGCTGGTACCCAGCCACACCGGGCAGCAGGTGCACCGCCGCTACAAGCACTTTGACTGGCTTTACGGGCGCTTGGCAGAGAAGTTCCCTGTCATCTCTGTGCCCCACCTGCCTGAGAAGCAGGCCACGGGCCGCTTTGAGGAGGACTTTATCTCCAAGCGTCGCAAGGGCCTGGCTTGGTGGATGGACCACATGTGCAGCCACCCGGTGCTGGCTCAGTGCGATGCCTTCCGGCACTTCCTCACCTGCCCCAGCACCGATGAGAAGGCCTGGAAGCAGGGCAAGCGCAAAGCTGAGAAGGACGAGATGGTGGGCGCCAACTTCTTCCTGACCATCAGTGTCCCCACCGGCCCTGCCGCTGTCCTGGATCTACAGGAGGTGGAGAGCCGGGTGGATGGCTTCAAGAGCTTCACCAAGAAGATGGATGAGAGCACCATGCAGCTCACCCACACCGCCAATGAGTTTGCCCGTAAGCAGGTCACTGGTTTCAAGAAGGAGTACCAGAAGGTGGGGCATTCCTTCAAGGGCCTCAGCCAGGCCTTCGAGCTGGACCAGCAGGCCTTTTCTGCCAACCTCAACCAAGCCCTTGCCTTCACGGGGGAAGCTTACGATGCCATTGGGGAATTCTTTGCAGAGCAGCCCCGACAGGACCTTGACCCTGTGATGGATTTGTTAGCACTATATCAGGGGCATCTGGCCAACTTCCCAGACATCATCCATGTCCAGAAAGGTAACATGCCATTCAATCTCTATCCCTCTGTGGTCAGATGTAGGAACCAGGAACTCCTAGCTCAGTCAGTATCAATGGTTTTCAATTAAAGCCTGCTGCATTTACTCAGGCAGAACTGCCACTGAGCTTAAATGCAATAATACAAAAGTTTCATTCCATACcacttcagtgggaattctgaCTGGCTAAAAGCCACAGGTCTGGGCCCTAAGACAGTCGTCTtcgtctataaaatgggaattatTACCTGCCTATGGTACAGATATGTTGAAGATCATTGAGTTTGTTTATAAAACATCCTGCAAATTAAGTGCTGTAAAAGCATCTATTAGTATAATTAATACTTTAAAACAgtttaactgatttttaaagatttaATCTGAAGTTACCTGAGAACATAATACAATTATAATTCCTTCATCCCAACCtgtcaaggcactttacaaacagtaTTTACAAGAACCCATTTAGAAATATTCTCATTTACAAACGAgcaaactgagtcacagagcaaGAATGACTTGCCTGAGGTATCACAATATAACCTTGTATTATGTGCGCTTTACGGTGCAAGATTTTGAATTAGATATTGAAAGCAGCTGGTGTCTTGTCTGTTATGGCTGGACACTTAAgactggtctacacctaaaactctAGGTCAACTTAATTACATCACTCAGAGGTATGAAAAATTCATGCAtctcccccatttccccccccaccccagctgtgtaGAGAGCACTGTCAGTCATTCAGAGGTGTAAAAAATTAGCACATCTCCCCCATTCCTCCAACCCCAGCTGTATAGAAAGCACTGTCAATCTAGCTACTGTCTCTTGAGGGGGTGGGTGGATTTAccacagtgatggaaaaacccctttgaTGGCTGTAGTAGATGTCTAAACTATGATGTTGCTGTAGCTATGGGGCTGtagcacttgtagtgtagacatagcctaaggatCTACTTCGGTGAGTGTAATAGTTTGCTGCAGTGTTCTTAGTTAAAATTTCATATTCTTCCTCTTCTTCTGTTCACTGTTGTCCTCGTAGCTACCACCTTCGCCGTGAGATGTAACTCTGTCTCAGAGTTTCTGAATGTTGTTTGTAAGACACTGGGATTCATTGGTGGGAAAGAAAGTACCCTTCAATAGAAGGCATGGCCAAACCAGCTTCTGTTGCAGTTGAATTGTGGCTTGTGGAGCCCCCCCACCCTTCACCGTTCTCTGCCTACCAGATGTGGGGAGCTTCTGTCCTGTGGTGGGGGTAGGGGCTTCatcaggagctggggcaggggcacctCATGAGGCAGAAACCTCAACCCTGGCAGGCATGTGCTATGGCTCTCAATCTTCTGAAAATTATCGTATGTGGCTCGGATGATCAGTAAGTTTGGTCACCCCTGTCGTATACTGTAAAAGAACTGTGTAACCAGTAACATTTTTCACATACATAAAACTTTTATGTTAAATCTTATTTAGATAACCTTAACTTTAACTTTACAGTACAGATGCTATCCATACTAGACTCCTGACCCTGATAGGTCAGTTCCTGATGTAATCTAATCACTAATGCATTCTGTACAGTAAGATGCAGGGCATGAATTGCCACCCACCATGGTAGAAAAATTCatcttttgttttttcctaaatCACATGCCTCCAAGTTTTTGCTTTCTAGAACACCACCTCAGAACAAAGGCAAAACAGTTTGATTTGAAAGAGAGAGGTATTTATAAAGTCCATGTTGGAATCACAGATTTCTGGTAAAATCTGAGGAACCAGAGTTCACAGGTATCACTGTACTACACTTCCAGCTTTAGTGCAAGGGCAGTTTTTGTTGTGTGTCTTTTATGACAAGGAAAGACTCATCTAAATCAGATTTGTTTCACTGTAAAATTTTGGAGAGTGACAACATTATTTCAAGAAAAGAGGGGGAAATTTATGCTAatctttttgttttggaaaattcCCCTCGTTGGCATTACCCTGTATCAAGTCACTGCTATTAACTGTAGCATGCCCCTACtacctcctgctgctgccttcaCCAGTCCACCTTGATATGATGACCTTCAATAAATTCCTGAGGAAATCAGCATTCAAGATGGAGACACTCACCATTGTAGCCATCAATAAAAGCAGCATTTACTATAGATCTTCCATAGATTTGAAGGGGGCATATCTGCACATTCCTATTATTCTGACTCACAGAACATTCCTTTGCTGCCATCCATAGGTGAAGCACTTTCAGTAGAGGTAGTTGTCTTTTGAGTTAGTCagagcattttcaaaagtgctggtaGACTTAGTGGCATCACTCTGACAGGAAGGGAGCTATGTCTGTCCCTTTTCGTAGGACCTGGCTGTTTGGAACTCCTAGATGCTATGAGGATACAATCATAGACTGGCACCCCATTgagttaggcactgtacaaaacagaacaaaaagacagtctctgccctcaATCCCTTACAGTCTAAGCAGGGGCTGCCTGAGAGGGTGGGGGgacaagtgggacaatttgcccggggcccgcgagccctggcccgaTGGcgatccaggtcttcggcggcatttcggtgacggggggcccttcagtgctgccgaagatgcggagcgactgaaggcccCTCCCCCGTCtccccaccgaaatgccgccgaagacctggaccgctgccaggtgagtacaagcgccgcagctcccccgctttgcctcaggccccctgaatcctctggggagCCCTGAGTCTAagtcagggatctcaaactcaaatcaccatgaggACCACATgaagactagtacattggccctagggccgcatcactgacccTCCTGCAAGCtacccccggccccgcccccactccaccccttccatgaggcccaggccctgcccctgccctgtttCTATTCCAAGCCCTtttcccaaatccctgcccctgcccagcctcttctctgccttctcccctgagcgtGTGGCTCCCCGCTTCTCTGCTGTCCCTCATGGAAAGCACTAAGGGAAgagcctggaggtaggcagaggagcagggatgcagtgcgctgggggtgggggggcggggagcttggtGGCTTCAGGAAATAACGTGGGGGCATGGGAAGAGGTGGTGGGCCTCATGCAGcctgcatgtttgagacccctgatctaagtAGTGATCAGCTCTTTTCAGAGGAAACAAACAATAACAGACACTTGCCATTTCAGATCTTGGAAGAACAACGATTTgtcataggtagggccctaccaaattcagggtctgttctggtcaatttcacagctataggatttgaaaattagtttcatgttttcagatgtttacacctgaaatttcatggtgttgtaaccatgggggtcctgacccaaaagggagtttggGAGGGGGTTCGCAAAGCTGTTGTAGCGGGATGGCAGCACAAAAGTGAGGGTGGCGTTCAGAACTTCCTGCAACTGCAGGAGAGTCCCTGAGATGCAGAGGTGTCTGATCtcccctgtgctgctggaagtgctccagctggggactcctagctgctagtcccacccaggatgggaagggatagGAGGAGCAGCTGGGAATCCCCAGTTGGGGTGCTCCCAGAAATATGGGGGAGGTCAGACATACCTCCATGAATCTCCTGCGGCTGTAGGaagctccagggctgctgcccagctgcggagcttcctgcagcagggGGAGGTACCCGGAAGTGGGTCTGacctccccagcccagagagtagcagctggagcccaagagcccctggctgaggtgcctccagccctgcacttCTGCCTTTCCTCCAATAGCTAGATTTCACAGAGGAGGGCTTATTTCCTgatccatgacacatttttcatggctatgaatttggtagggccctcacCATAGACAACTGATCATGAAAAAAGTCAGTCCATGCCAGTATAATCAGTCATGTACTGTGGTTTCATAGACACTGTCAAACACAAAGTCCTCATGTCACAAGAGACATGAGAAGCTAAGAACTATATACTGGAATTTGAGACCATCCGTCTGTTCATGTGCTGCTTTAGGATTATGAATTCATATATAGATACTGTATGCCAGATTATGCATAAACTGTACAATTTCTGCAAAACACAGTGGCTTGTATTTTCGAGTGAATAGTGGGTTTGGTTGCCTAATTTGAGACCACTTATagtagtctgattttcagagggtgggtgctg
Encoded here:
- the SNX18 gene encoding sorting nexin-18, with amino-acid sequence MALRARALYDFRSENPGEISLREHEVLSLCSEQDIEGWLEGVNSHGDRGLFPASYVQVIRAPAAEPPAPAAGARYANLPPGGFEPLVPPAAFSAPVQQLPPPAAAEPFPLPPAFPPAPYSGSYQPSQGSDDDWDDDWDDTSTVADEPGVLGSSYPDYDAAGGGGPASARYRLSTRSDLSLGSRNSQQPGHPHHHPGGGAKSSATVSRNLNRFSTFVKSGGEAFVLGEASGFVKDGDKLCVVLGPWGPEWQENPYPFQCSIEDPTKQTKFKGMKSYIAYKLVPSHTGQQVHRRYKHFDWLYGRLAEKFPVISVPHLPEKQATGRFEEDFISKRRKGLAWWMDHMCSHPVLAQCDAFRHFLTCPSTDEKAWKQGKRKAEKDEMVGANFFLTISVPTGPAAVLDLQEVESRVDGFKSFTKKMDESTMQLTHTANEFARKQVTGFKKEYQKVGHSFKGLSQAFELDQQAFSANLNQALAFTGEAYDAIGEFFAEQPRQDLDPVMDLLALYQGHLANFPDIIHVQKGALTKVKESKRHVEEGKMEVQKADGIQDRCNIISFATLAEIHHFHQIRVRDFKSQMQHFLKQQILFFQKVTQKLEEALHKYDSV